In Notamacropus eugenii isolate mMacEug1 chromosome 1, mMacEug1.pri_v2, whole genome shotgun sequence, one genomic interval encodes:
- the LOC140523596 gene encoding large ribosomal subunit protein uL23-like, translating to MAPKAKKEAVVPPKTEAKSKALKAKKAVLKGVHSHKKKKIRTSPTFRRPKTLRLRRQPKYPRKSAPRRNKLDHYAIIKFPLTTESAMKKIEDNNILVFIVDVKANKHQIKQAVKKLYDIDVAKVNTLIWPDGEKKAYVLLAPDYDALDVANKIGII from the coding sequence ATGGCGCCGAAGGCGAAGAAGGAAGCTGTTGTCCCCcccaagacagaagccaagtccaaggccttgaaggccaagaaAGCGGTGTTGAAGGGAGTCCATagccacaaaaagaagaagatCCGAACATCCCCCACCTTCCGGCGACCCAAGACACTAAGACTAAGAAGGCAGCCCAAATACCCTCGGAAAAGTGCCCCTCGGAGAAACAAGCTTGATCATTATGCCATCATTAAGTTTCCCTTGACCACTGAGTCTGCTATGAAGAAGATTGAGGACAACAACATCCTAGTTTTCATCGTGGATGTCAAGGCCAACAAGCATCAGATCAAGCAGGCAGTAAAGAAGCTGTATGACATCGATGTGGCCAAGGTCAACACACTGATCTggcctgatggagagaagaaagcttaTGTCCTTCTTGCTCCAGACTATGATGCTTTGGATGTTgccaacaaaattggaatcatctAA